GCCGACGGAACCGGCACCTGGTGGGGCGGTGCGCTGGACTCCGCGGCCACTGCATCCGTGCGCTTGACCGTCGCGAATCGCGTCGTCTATTCCCCGCACGACTACCCCTCGACCATCTACGGCCAGCCCTGGTTCTCCGCATCGAATTATCCGACGAATCTTCCGGGAATCTGGGACGCCCACTGGGGATACCTGGCAAAGAAGGACATCGCCCCCGTCCTCGTGGGCGAGTTCGGTACGAAGCTCGAGACGGCGAGCGACAAGCAGTGGCTCAACACCCTCGTCGGATACCTGTCGAGCACGGGGATCAGCTCATCGTTCTGGGCCTTCAACCCAGACAGTGGCGACACCGGCGGCATTGTGAAGTCCGATTGGGTGACCCCGGAGCAGGCGAAGCTCGACGCGCTGGCGCCGATCCTGCATCCGGCACCCGGAGCGGGTCCGGGATCTAGCGGATCCGGGTCGCAGCCAGGTCCGGCGAAGCCGGGCGCGGTATCAGTGAAGTGGCAGCCTGGCGGGTCCTGGGCATCCGGCTACGTGGCGAACCTTGACGTCACCGCGACAGGCGCTGTCACGGGATGGACCGTCTCATGGGCCAGCCCGAAAACCACCAGCGTCGTCAACAGTTGGGGCATGCGCTGTAGCGTCGCCTCCAACACCGTGACCTGCACCAGCACGGACTGGGCAAGCAAGCTCGCCGCCGGCCAGACCGTTCGCGTCGGCGTGCAGTTGGCGGGTGGACCCGCTCCCGCTTCGCCTCGAATCAGTGTCACGGCGGCCGGAACGCCTCCGTCCCAAGCCACGCCTCCGTCCCAGGCCACGCCTCCGTCCCAGGCCACGACGCACGGCCGTGCCACGCACTACTCGCTCGGTACCGGTAACACGATCGCGAACGGCAACTGCTCCATGCCGGCTGTCCCCGCCGACCGAATGTACGTTGCGGTCAGCAGCCCCGAGTACGGCGGAGCCGCCGCGTGCGGGTCGCACCTCCTCGTCACGGGCCCCAAGGGCACCGTCCGCGTCCAAATCGTCGACCAATGCCACGAATGCGAGATCGGACATCTCGATCTGAGCGAAGAAGCGTTCCGTGCCATTGGCGACTTCGATGCCGGTATCATCCCAATCAGCTACACCACCGTCCGGGATCCGTCCGTGCCCGCCGTCGCCGTCCGGGTCAAGGAGGGCTCATCCCGATGGTGGGCAGGTCTGCAGATTCTGAACGCCGGCAACCGCATCGACCGTGTTGAAGTCCGAGCCGGTGGGCAGTGGCTGCCCCTGA
This window of the Clavibacter sepedonicus genome carries:
- a CDS encoding expansin EXLX1 family cellulose-binding protein, with product MTVRQVSVPLVSKLFLFFALAVGATFGAFAAPALAATAAGTGAVASPPGWLHTAGGKIVTASGAPYTIRGIAWFGMETSSCAPHGLDTITLAGGMQHIKQLGFTTVRLPFSNQCLAASGVTGVDADPSLAGLTPLQVMDHVVASAKAAGLDVILDQHRPDSGGQSELWYTSEYPESRWISDWRMLAKRYASDPTVIGVDLHNEPHGAATWGTGAATTDWRAAAERGGNAVLAENPKLLVLVEGIDHQADGTGTWWGGALDSAATASVRLTVANRVVYSPHDYPSTIYGQPWFSASNYPTNLPGIWDAHWGYLAKKDIAPVLVGEFGTKLETASDKQWLNTLVGYLSSTGISSSFWAFNPDSGDTGGIVKSDWVTPEQAKLDALAPILHPAPGAGPGSSGSGSQPGPAKPGAVSVKWQPGGSWASGYVANLDVTATGAVTGWTVSWASPKTTSVVNSWGMRCSVASNTVTCTSTDWASKLAAGQTVRVGVQLAGGPAPASPRISVTAAGTPPSQATPPSQATPPSQATTHGRATHYSLGTGNTIANGNCSMPAVPADRMYVAVSSPEYGGAAACGSHLLVTGPKGTVRVQIVDQCHECEIGHLDLSEEAFRAIGDFDAGIIPISYTTVRDPSVPAVAVRVKEGSSRWWAGLQILNAGNRIDRVEVRAGGQWLPLSRTDYGYWVTPSPIPDGPMTVRVTDQYGRSVVLPGIRMAPGETQSTARRIYQMH